From Cellulomonas chengniuliangii, the proteins below share one genomic window:
- a CDS encoding VOC family protein has product MSTREERWPEGVPAWVELRVPDRQVARRFYGRLFDWDFEEAGPGSRTTALRGGRRAAAFWVHPEGASEPPQWMTFLATDDIEGAVERCVAHGGQVIEEIAAFDDEGDQATVAVLADPTGAVFGLWEAGLHTGAHVVNEPGAVVWNELMTHDVATAREFYSRLFEYAFGDMSGPDFIYHTMEIGGHIAGGLGAIPADVVDDVPTAWTTYFAVADTDAAVELATTLGGVVTSPAADSAYGRMAVIRGPFGESFAVMSTEEEPTPPLTS; this is encoded by the coding sequence ATGAGCACCAGGGAGGAGCGCTGGCCGGAGGGGGTCCCGGCGTGGGTGGAGCTGCGCGTTCCGGACAGGCAGGTCGCCCGCAGGTTCTACGGCCGGCTCTTCGACTGGGACTTCGAGGAGGCGGGTCCGGGATCCCGCACGACGGCCCTGCGCGGAGGCCGACGGGCGGCCGCGTTCTGGGTCCACCCCGAGGGCGCCTCGGAGCCGCCGCAGTGGATGACGTTCCTGGCGACCGACGACATCGAGGGCGCCGTCGAGCGGTGCGTGGCCCATGGCGGCCAGGTCATCGAGGAGATCGCGGCGTTCGACGATGAGGGCGACCAGGCCACGGTTGCCGTGCTGGCGGATCCGACGGGCGCGGTGTTCGGGCTGTGGGAGGCCGGCCTCCACACCGGCGCGCACGTGGTCAACGAGCCCGGAGCGGTCGTGTGGAACGAGCTCATGACGCATGACGTGGCGACAGCCCGCGAGTTCTACTCGCGGCTCTTCGAGTACGCGTTCGGGGACATGAGCGGACCGGACTTCATCTACCACACCATGGAGATCGGCGGTCATATCGCCGGCGGCCTGGGCGCGATCCCCGCCGACGTCGTGGACGACGTGCCGACCGCCTGGACCACGTACTTCGCCGTCGCCGACACCGACGCGGCGGTCGAGCTGGCGACGACGCTCGGCGGCGTCGTGACGAGCCCTGCGGCGGACAGCGCGTACGGGCGGATGGCGGTCATCCGCGGGCCGTTCGGGGAGTCGTTCGCGGTGATGTCCACCGAGGAGGAGCCCACTCCCCCGCTCACCTCCTGA
- a CDS encoding ribokinase, with product MSTRADRASQPASGRVVVVGSLNMDLIVTVEAIPAPGQTVLASQTRRACGGKGANQAVAAARAGAQVTMVGAVGDDADGAALLDALAAEGIDVDDVLRSPEPTGLALVTVDAAGENAITVAPGANHACPPAHVTATLRSLTAADVLVAQGEIPAESIEAAARAASAAGARFLLNLAPAIAVSPGLWRHVSLLVVNEHECAWLLEGLDHEPSGSPAARLAGALGVAVLVTLGTDGSHLVDRSPGTPLDEALPAFAAPQVVDTTGAGDAFVGALAAAWCTGHDLPDAARWGAAAGSLAVRASGAQGGRATPEAILAVLRDTSEPSER from the coding sequence ATGAGCACCCGCGCCGACCGCGCGTCGCAGCCCGCCAGCGGGCGGGTCGTCGTCGTCGGCTCCCTCAACATGGACCTGATCGTCACCGTCGAGGCCATTCCCGCTCCCGGGCAGACGGTCCTGGCCTCGCAGACCCGGCGTGCCTGCGGCGGGAAGGGCGCCAACCAGGCCGTGGCCGCCGCTCGCGCGGGTGCGCAGGTCACGATGGTGGGCGCCGTGGGCGACGACGCGGACGGCGCGGCGCTGCTGGACGCGCTCGCCGCCGAGGGCATCGACGTCGACGACGTGCTGCGCTCGCCCGAGCCCACCGGCCTGGCCCTCGTCACCGTGGACGCCGCCGGGGAGAACGCCATCACGGTCGCCCCGGGCGCGAACCACGCGTGCCCCCCGGCGCACGTCACCGCCACGCTGCGCTCCCTGACGGCGGCCGACGTGCTCGTCGCGCAGGGCGAGATCCCCGCCGAGTCCATCGAGGCGGCAGCCCGGGCGGCCTCCGCGGCGGGCGCACGGTTCCTGCTGAACCTGGCGCCGGCGATCGCCGTCAGCCCGGGCCTGTGGCGGCACGTGAGCCTCCTGGTGGTCAACGAGCACGAGTGCGCATGGCTGCTCGAGGGCCTCGACCACGAGCCCTCGGGCTCCCCCGCCGCCCGGCTCGCCGGCGCCCTCGGCGTCGCGGTCCTCGTGACCCTCGGCACCGACGGCTCGCACCTCGTGGACCGGTCCCCCGGAACACCGCTCGACGAGGCGCTCCCCGCGTTCGCCGCACCGCAGGTCGTCGACACCACCGGCGCCGGTGACGCCTTCGTCGGCGCCTTGGCTGCCGCCTGGTGCACGGGCCACGACCTGCCCGACGCCGCCCGCTGGGGCGCGGCAGCGGGCTCGCTCGCGGTCCGGGCCTCCGGAGCCCAGGGCGGTCGCGCGACCCCCGAGGCGATCCTCGCGGTGCTGCGAGACACCTCGGAACCCTCAGAGCGCTGA
- a CDS encoding glycosyltransferase — protein MFIFLLQIRHMLDDNNEVYLCAVVSGLVWALWLLKVVLSRRYRPFTAEHHAGTSVIVPVVDEPLDLFREVLVRVTEQSPDEVIVVINGAPNPGLVGVCEEFAPLVQWVHTPIQGKRNAVKIGTEMSRHEITVLLDSDTIWTEGTLPEIIKPFADATIGGVTTPQRILEPTRSWITRWAGWLENSRSLYSMPAQSARAGAYAGGDPAPAPDPAPLPGAAPSPRLPEPRPALDDDLMAELAELGQLRSSRAQAGSLREALDKEQAARLKASRTAMSRRWACRSRSASTTLDADDWREAGWDFRGLGRAAA, from the coding sequence ATGTTCATCTTCCTGCTCCAGATCCGTCACATGCTCGACGACAACAACGAGGTCTACCTCTGCGCCGTGGTCTCCGGCCTGGTGTGGGCGCTCTGGCTCCTGAAGGTCGTGCTCTCGCGCCGCTACCGCCCCTTCACCGCCGAGCATCATGCGGGAACCAGCGTGATCGTCCCCGTCGTCGACGAGCCGCTCGACCTCTTCCGGGAAGTCCTGGTGCGCGTCACCGAGCAGTCGCCCGACGAGGTGATCGTGGTCATCAATGGCGCGCCAAACCCCGGCCTAGTCGGAGTCTGCGAGGAGTTCGCGCCACTCGTGCAATGGGTGCACACCCCCATTCAGGGAAAGCGGAACGCGGTGAAGATCGGCACCGAGATGTCGCGGCACGAGATCACCGTGCTGCTCGACTCCGACACGATCTGGACCGAGGGCACGCTGCCCGAGATCATCAAGCCGTTCGCCGACGCCACCATCGGCGGCGTCACAACGCCGCAGCGGATCCTCGAGCCGACCCGGTCCTGGATCACCCGCTGGGCGGGCTGGCTGGAGAACTCGCGGTCGCTGTACTCGATGCCCGCGCAGTCGGCCCGGGCCGGCGCTTACGCCGGTGGCGACCCGGCTCCGGCCCCCGATCCCGCCCCGCTCCCCGGCGCGGCGCCATCCCCCCGGCTCCCGGAGCCGCGGCCCGCGTTGGACGACGACCTCATGGCCGAGCTCGCCGAGCTCGGCCAGCTCCGCAGCAGCCGGGCGCAGGCTGGCTCCTTGCGCGAGGCGCTCGACAAGGAGCAGGCCGCCCGGCTGAAGGCGAGCAGGACAGCGATGTCGCGGCGTTGGGCCTGCCGCTCGCGATCCGCCTCGACCACGCTCGACGCCGACGACTGGCGCGAGGCCGGCTGGGACTTCCGAGGGCTGGGGCGCGCTGCCGCCTGA
- a CDS encoding DUF5997 family protein, which translates to MSAPRKTQTMKPSTAAQKLEVYLPATPAEFQERDISREELQELQRTPPQWLVDLRKNGPHPRGVVAARLRVSISALGRHGLTDPLTTAEIDEIIQNPPEWLSRERATQAEVKREERRLKERDAQRRASGESTDAQA; encoded by the coding sequence GTGAGCGCGCCCCGGAAGACCCAGACCATGAAGCCCTCGACTGCGGCGCAGAAGCTCGAGGTGTACCTGCCCGCGACCCCCGCCGAGTTCCAGGAGCGGGACATCTCGCGTGAGGAGCTGCAGGAGCTGCAGCGCACACCCCCGCAGTGGCTGGTCGACCTCCGTAAGAACGGCCCGCACCCGCGCGGGGTCGTCGCGGCCCGCCTGCGCGTGTCGATCAGCGCGCTCGGCCGGCACGGGCTGACCGACCCCCTCACCACCGCGGAGATCGACGAGATCATCCAGAACCCGCCGGAGTGGCTGTCGCGCGAGCGGGCGACGCAGGCCGAGGTGAAGCGTGAGGAGCGCCGGCTCAAGGAGCGCGACGCCCAGCGGCGCGCGAGCGGCGAGAGCACGGACGCGCAGGCCTGA
- a CDS encoding LysR family substrate-binding domain-containing protein, with product MDEHIERDGAGDDTTPFRLLVVPGVTPAKWVRVWNERLPDVRLELVHASTDDQVAALREGRADAALVRTPLDREGLSVIPLYAETSVVVVPREHVLTAADEVGLEDLADETLVVPLDDVLGWDDAPGARLSVEPPATTADAVALVAAGVGVLVVPQSLARLHHRRDVTYRPVPDAPLSPVALAWVEDRSTDLVEELVGIVRGRTVNSSRGIAGRTAAADPPRDRSASKSAPSKGAASKGAGAKGAASKGGARSGTSGGKAGLKPGARSGGKPGGRPAGKSGGKPGGKGSGQQGRRGGR from the coding sequence ATGGACGAGCACATCGAGCGCGACGGCGCCGGGGACGACACAACGCCGTTCCGGCTGCTCGTGGTGCCGGGGGTCACCCCCGCCAAGTGGGTGCGGGTGTGGAACGAGCGCCTGCCCGACGTGCGCCTCGAGCTGGTGCACGCCAGCACGGACGACCAGGTCGCCGCCCTGCGCGAGGGCCGCGCCGACGCCGCCCTGGTCCGCACGCCGCTCGACCGCGAGGGCCTGAGCGTCATCCCGTTGTACGCCGAGACGTCCGTGGTCGTGGTCCCGCGCGAGCACGTGCTGACCGCCGCCGACGAGGTCGGCCTGGAGGACCTGGCCGACGAGACGCTCGTGGTGCCGCTCGACGACGTGCTGGGGTGGGACGACGCGCCCGGCGCCCGCCTGTCCGTGGAGCCGCCCGCCACGACCGCGGACGCCGTGGCCCTGGTCGCCGCGGGCGTGGGCGTGCTGGTGGTGCCCCAGTCCCTCGCGCGCCTGCACCACCGCCGCGACGTCACCTACCGGCCCGTGCCCGACGCCCCGCTGTCGCCGGTGGCGCTCGCCTGGGTCGAGGACCGCTCGACGGACCTCGTCGAGGAGCTTGTCGGCATCGTCCGCGGCCGCACGGTGAACAGCTCGCGGGGCATCGCGGGACGGACCGCGGCGGCTGACCCGCCGCGCGACCGGTCGGCGTCGAAGAGCGCTCCGTCGAAGGGCGCGGCCTCGAAGGGCGCGGGGGCCAAGGGCGCGGCCTCGAAGGGCGGCGCGCGGTCGGGCACGTCGGGCGGCAAGGCCGGTCTCAAGCCCGGCGCCAGGTCCGGGGGCAAGCCGGGGGGCAGGCCCGCGGGCAAGTCCGGGGGGAAGCCCGGGGGCAAGGGCTCCGGCCAGCAGGGCCGCCGCGGGGGCCGATGA
- a CDS encoding alpha/beta hydrolase — translation MPDDALATRPASPAPDVLGEGWTAQTLPLRPDRSGRSPVATLVRRTPDPGAPAARRAVLYVHGFVDYFFQRHVGDAFAAHGDDFYALDLRGYGRSLLPWQEPNYVTDLSVHSEELDAAARLLLVDHDELVLMGHSTGGLIAALWADARRDDGVVGALVLNSPWLDLRGSWFERVVATRLIDVAGPLAPRLVVGKLSPHYGQALHAASGGEWDYDLAWKPHGGFPVRAGWLRTVRRGHARVARGLAISCPVLVLASDATGPDDRWHDALLSTDSVLDVAQIAARSARLGPDTTFVEVPGGAHDLALSAEQARGRYLREVLDWLDALPADRLGDPLKHK, via the coding sequence ATGCCCGACGACGCGCTCGCGACCAGGCCCGCCTCCCCCGCGCCTGACGTCCTGGGCGAGGGGTGGACGGCGCAGACGCTGCCGCTGCGCCCCGACCGGAGCGGCAGGTCGCCGGTGGCCACACTGGTGCGCCGGACCCCGGACCCGGGCGCACCGGCGGCGCGCCGAGCGGTGCTCTACGTCCACGGGTTCGTCGACTACTTCTTCCAGCGCCACGTCGGCGACGCCTTCGCGGCGCACGGCGACGACTTCTACGCGCTCGACCTGCGCGGCTACGGACGGTCGCTGCTCCCCTGGCAGGAGCCCAACTACGTGACAGACCTGTCCGTGCACAGCGAGGAGCTCGACGCCGCGGCGCGGCTGCTGCTCGTCGACCACGACGAGCTCGTCCTCATGGGCCACTCGACCGGCGGGCTGATCGCCGCGCTGTGGGCAGACGCCCGGCGTGACGACGGAGTCGTGGGCGCCCTGGTGCTGAACAGCCCGTGGCTGGACCTGCGCGGCTCGTGGTTCGAGCGGGTGGTCGCCACGCGCCTGATCGACGTGGCGGGGCCGCTCGCGCCCCGCCTGGTGGTCGGCAAGCTCAGCCCCCACTACGGGCAGGCGTTGCACGCGGCCTCGGGCGGCGAGTGGGACTACGACCTGGCCTGGAAGCCGCATGGCGGGTTCCCGGTGCGCGCCGGGTGGCTGCGGACGGTGCGCCGGGGCCATGCGCGGGTGGCGCGCGGCCTGGCGATCTCCTGCCCGGTGCTGGTGCTGGCCTCCGACGCCACCGGCCCGGACGACCGGTGGCACGATGCGCTGCTGTCGACGGACTCGGTGCTGGACGTCGCGCAGATCGCGGCGCGCTCTGCGCGACTGGGGCCGGACACCACTTTCGTCGAGGTCCCCGGCGGCGCCCACGACCTCGCGCTCTCCGCCGAGCAGGCGCGGGGCCGATACCTCCGCGAGGTGCTGGACTGGCTCGACGCACTACCCGCTGACCGCCTCGGGGATCCCCTCAAGCACAAGTAA
- a CDS encoding Na+/H+ antiporter, producing MQALELVVILGAAIVIGGALGNRLRIAPPVILLLLGALLGLVPALRFVRLPPELMLLVFLPALLYWEAITSSLREIRRNLRAVLLTSTVLVVVTAAAVAAVAHAFGVPWGPAWVLGAALAPTDATAVGALSRLLPRRNVAVIRAESLINDGTALVLYGVAVGVTAGEETLTAGRLTWLLVLSYVGGVLAGALAAWLGNVVRARMVDPVLENVVGLLAPFTAFLLAESVEASGVLAVVVSGLMLRQFGPRTVTAATRRIAVVFWSFGAYLLNAALFVLVGLEVQSAERGLSSRDLGSALLVTVTVWAVVVVVRLAFIFASTYLIRLIDRRPSQRLRRMSDRARVVSSVAGFRGAVSLAAALAIPTTVESGGAFPSRDLLVFVTAGVVTLSLVVQGLLLPRVVRWAAFPPDDSPAEERTLANRLATQEALDALDGLASRLGTDPAIVARARAEFEERLQVIDAENAPDDSPVVRADRQYAELRLALIAHKRATVVRLRDERTIDDGVLRAIQAQLDVEELRLSTDGPIAD from the coding sequence GTGCAGGCCTTGGAGCTCGTGGTGATCCTTGGCGCCGCCATCGTGATCGGCGGAGCGCTGGGGAACCGCCTGCGGATCGCGCCTCCGGTGATCCTGCTCCTGCTCGGCGCGCTCCTGGGGCTCGTGCCGGCCTTGCGCTTCGTGCGCCTGCCGCCGGAGCTGATGCTGCTGGTCTTCCTCCCCGCCCTGCTCTACTGGGAGGCGATCACCAGCTCGCTGCGGGAGATCCGCCGCAACCTGCGCGCGGTGCTGCTCACCAGCACGGTCCTCGTGGTGGTGACCGCGGCCGCCGTCGCCGCCGTCGCCCACGCGTTCGGCGTGCCGTGGGGGCCCGCGTGGGTGCTCGGCGCCGCGCTCGCCCCAACGGACGCCACCGCCGTGGGCGCCCTGTCCCGGCTGCTGCCGCGCCGGAACGTGGCCGTCATCCGGGCCGAGAGCCTGATCAACGACGGGACCGCGCTCGTCCTGTACGGGGTGGCAGTGGGGGTGACTGCTGGCGAGGAGACGCTCACCGCCGGCCGGCTGACGTGGCTGCTGGTCCTGTCGTACGTGGGGGGCGTGCTGGCCGGCGCGCTCGCCGCATGGCTGGGCAACGTGGTGCGCGCGCGCATGGTCGATCCCGTGCTGGAGAACGTGGTGGGGCTGCTCGCGCCGTTCACCGCGTTCCTGCTGGCCGAGTCCGTCGAGGCGTCCGGCGTCCTCGCGGTGGTGGTCAGCGGCCTGATGCTGCGCCAGTTCGGGCCGCGCACGGTCACCGCCGCCACCCGGCGGATCGCGGTGGTGTTCTGGTCGTTCGGCGCCTACCTGCTCAACGCGGCGCTGTTCGTGCTCGTCGGGCTCGAGGTGCAGTCGGCGGAGCGCGGGCTGTCCAGCCGGGACCTCGGCTCCGCCCTGCTCGTCACCGTCACCGTCTGGGCCGTCGTCGTCGTGGTGCGGCTGGCCTTCATCTTCGCCTCGACGTACCTGATCCGGCTGATCGACCGCCGACCCTCCCAGCGGCTGCGCCGGATGAGCGACCGCGCACGGGTGGTCAGCAGCGTGGCCGGTTTCCGCGGCGCCGTCTCGCTGGCCGCGGCCCTCGCCATCCCGACCACCGTCGAGTCGGGCGGGGCGTTCCCGTCACGGGACCTGCTGGTGTTCGTGACCGCGGGCGTCGTGACCCTCTCGCTCGTGGTGCAGGGCCTCCTGCTCCCCCGGGTGGTGCGCTGGGCGGCGTTCCCGCCGGACGACTCCCCCGCGGAGGAGCGGACGCTCGCGAACCGGTTGGCCACCCAGGAGGCGCTCGACGCCCTCGACGGCCTCGCCTCGCGACTCGGCACCGACCCGGCGATCGTCGCCCGGGCCCGCGCCGAGTTCGAGGAGCGCCTGCAGGTCATCGACGCGGAGAACGCCCCGGACGACTCCCCTGTGGTCCGCGCCGACCGGCAGTACGCCGAGCTGCGGCTCGCGCTCATCGCGCACAAGCGGGCGACCGTGGTGAGGCTCCGCGACGAGCGCACGATCGACGACGGCGTGCTGCGCGCCATCCAGGCCCAGCTCGACGTCGAGGAGCTGCGGCTGAGCACCGACGGGCCCATCGCGGACTAG
- the trmB gene encoding tRNA (guanosine(46)-N7)-methyltransferase TrmB has protein sequence MTLPSAAFRHTNAAPYEPLRTFHPRRSQLGPGREDALARLWPRWGFSVHDAEQGPMPQTADGLLDVPRLFGREAPLVLEIGSGMGETTAAMAAADPARDYLAVEAHLPGIAHLLGLVEAQGLENVRVAHGDALDLVRHRLPESSLDAVHVFFPDPWPKARHHKRRIIQPAHVALLRSRLVVGGTLHCATDWVEYADAMLEVLDADPGLENPSGGFAPRPAHRPVTKFERRGLDLGHEVRDLVVRRCQ, from the coding sequence GTGACCCTCCCGTCCGCCGCGTTCCGGCACACCAACGCCGCCCCGTACGAGCCGCTGCGCACCTTCCACCCGCGCCGCAGCCAGCTGGGCCCCGGGCGTGAGGACGCGCTGGCCCGGCTGTGGCCGCGGTGGGGCTTCTCCGTGCACGACGCCGAGCAGGGCCCCATGCCGCAGACCGCCGACGGCTTGCTGGACGTGCCGCGGCTGTTCGGCCGCGAGGCCCCCCTTGTCCTGGAGATCGGGTCCGGGATGGGCGAGACGACCGCCGCGATGGCCGCGGCCGACCCCGCTCGGGACTACCTCGCCGTCGAGGCCCACCTGCCCGGGATCGCCCACCTGCTCGGACTCGTGGAGGCGCAAGGGCTCGAGAACGTGCGGGTGGCGCACGGCGACGCCCTCGACCTGGTGCGCCACCGGCTTCCCGAGAGCAGCCTCGACGCGGTGCACGTGTTCTTCCCCGACCCCTGGCCCAAGGCGCGGCACCACAAGCGCCGCATCATCCAGCCAGCGCACGTCGCGCTGCTGCGCTCCCGGCTCGTGGTGGGCGGCACACTGCACTGCGCCACCGACTGGGTCGAGTACGCCGACGCGATGCTCGAGGTCCTCGACGCCGACCCCGGGCTGGAGAACCCGTCAGGCGGGTTCGCGCCACGGCCCGCGCACCGCCCGGTGACGAAGTTCGAGCGCCGCGGGCTCGACCTCGGCCACGAGGTGCGGGACCTGGTGGTCCGCCGCTGCCAGTGA